Proteins co-encoded in one Corylus avellana chromosome ca9, CavTom2PMs-1.0 genomic window:
- the LOC132191656 gene encoding UPF0481 protein At3g47200-like: protein METGEGEASHVVEVDIDERDIDKRLLAKMKSEISKSNPSNSPRKTDTGGKRCIYKSSDGFKHIDRKWLEPQVVAIGPYHRDKPQVQMMEVIKKQCLGYFIKNKEVDYLLNCLKTIRSLEIEKDLRECYSETEKLGNSDDFVQMMVYDGCFILDLLLFLNHKKEMHFNFDKEEAKSDHPLYQPESQERVNVSKFYTDLLLLENQIPFIVLEKLYELCKPGDVSLFAIVRKVLGRSLYPIIHRNRPPTEWLHLLDLVRSLFIPPGHNEKPWMRFFFSEKQYWRQFKLFSPIPSPCVTKLRRVGIKIKGDMADSFLEVKFKRGVIEMPVIALDHEMCSFLVNCVAFEQCHRCSTHFSIYATFLDGLVNTDKDIEYLCDRRIIANSFGTDNDAAVFINNLGKDLTIYRDYKIDNDYLLDFFEDVNDYFDRKRLHWAKWQWTSFKREYFGKPWLLISAFVAFVLLVLTYLQTHFTIYAYQHPKN, encoded by the coding sequence ATGGAAACTGGGGAAGGAGAAGCTAGTCACGTCGTCGAAGTCGATATTGACGAGCGCGATATTGACAAGCGCCTCCTAGCCAAGATGAAAAGCGAGATCTCCAAGAGTAATCCATCTAATTCACCTCGCAAAACAGACACCGGTGGAAAGCGTTGCATCTACAAGTCTTCTGATGGGTTCAAGCACATAGACCGTAAGTGGCTCGAGCCCCAGGTGGTCGCCATCGGGCCCTACCACCGCGACAAGCCTCAGGTCCAAATGATGGAGGTGATCAAGAAGCAGTGCCTCGGCTACTTTATCAAGAATAAAGAGGTAGATTACTTGTTGAATTGCTTGAAAACAATACGttcacttgaaattgaaaaggATCTCAGGGAGTGTTATTCCGAAACCGAGAAACTCGGTAATAGCGATGACTTCGTTCAAATGATGGTTTATGATGGTTGTTTTATATTAGACTTGCTTCTCTTTCTCAATCATAAGAAAGAGATGCATTTCAACTTTGATAAAGAGGAAGCAAAGTCCGACCATCCTCTCTACCAGCCAGAGAGCCAAGAGAGGGTAAATGTTTCGAAGTTCTACACAGACTTGCTCCTGCTTGAGAATCAGATCCCTTTTATTGTTCTGGAAAAGTTATATGAACTTTGCAAGCCAGGTGATGTGTCCTTGTTCGCTATTGTCAGAAAAGTTCTCGGGAGATCATTGTATCCAATAATCCATAGAAACAGGCCTCCGACCGAATGGTTGCATTTGCTGGACCTTGTTCGGTCACTATTTATCCCACCCGGTCATAATGAGAAGCCGTGGATGCGCTTCTTCTTTTCTGAGAAGCAGTACTGGAGGCAGTTCAAACTATTCAGTCCAATTCCCTCTCCCTGTGTCACCAAGTTACGCCGTGTGGGCATTAAGATCAAGGGAGATATGGCGGACAGCTTCTTGGAGGTGAAATTCAAGAGAGGTGTGATTGAAATGCCCGTTATAGCTCTTGACCACGAAATGTGCTCATTCTTAGTGAACTGCGTGGCATTCGAGCAGTGCCACAGATGTTCCACGCACTTCTCGATTTACGCTACCTTCTTGGATGGCCTTGTCAACACCGACAAGGACATCGAGTACCTTTGTGACCGTCGCATCATTGCGAATTCCTTTGGCACCGACAACGACGCTGCGGTTTTCATCAACAACTTGGGCAAGGACTTGACTATATATAGAGATTATAAAATCGATAACGActatttgttggattttttcGAAGATGTAAACGACTACTTTGATAGAAAAAGGTTGCATTGGGCCAAATGGCAGTGGACGAGCTTCAAGCGAGAGTATTTTGGCAAGCCATGGTTGTTGATTTCGGCATTTGTTGCGTTTGTGCTATTAGTTCTTACATATTTGCAGACCCACTTCACCATTTATGCATATCAGCATCCAAAAAACTAA
- the LOC132191657 gene encoding UPF0481 protein At3g47200-like codes for MGGNSVEGETSHLINIPEEGDGGGQAQKMEEQMRINNPLLPSEPTVTSEDRCIFKLPERFRKMNGKTSYDAPQIVSIGPLHSRKHELQIMTKQLKWQCLEYVLKRNKSNLKRYVDIIRPLLSKATECYSKKINPDDYDFLEIMVVDGCFILECLGFTYFTYKLGIIQSKKEDWDGHPLAPIAMERVKLQQIYRDLLLLENQIPFFVLVKLFEISNMTFDSKDSKDISLLFMISAEVFSSILGIRGYEDYSSRLQEHKCLHLLHMVRSIFIRQPGHDEAMRHNDKELPLAYIPVNIPSISKLRRAGIKVKPRENDNFSKVNFEHGVIEMPKIILNDLMCSFLVNCVAFEQSHRKCSQHFSVYALLLDCLVNTAGDVDYLCDYGVIENYIETDAVTFINNLGKCVTFDWGYFDFFWLCYRVNAYYQNRLHRHWTSFKGEYFNKPWLWISALVAFVLLVLTFLQTYYAMDPKH; via the coding sequence ATGGGAGGCAATTCTGTAGAAGGAGAAACCAGTCACTTAATCAATATTCCAGAGGAGGGCGATGGTGGCGGCCAAGCCCAGAAGATGGAAGAGCAGATGAGGATCAATAACCCACTGTTACCTAGCGAACCCACCGTGACGAGTGAAGACCGTTGCATCTTCAAGCTTCCCGAGAGGTTCAGGAAGATGAACGGTAAGACGTCATACGACGCGCCTCAGATAGTCTCCATCGGGCCCCTTCACAGTCGCAAACATGAGCTCCAGATTATGACGAAGCAATTAAAGTGGCAGTGCCTCGAATACGTTCTCAAAAGGAACAAGTCAAACTTAAAGCGCTACGTAGACATCATACGTCCGCTTCTAAGCAAAGCCACCGAGTGTTATTCCAAAAAGATCAACCCAGACGACTATGATTTCCTTGAAATAATGGTTGTTGATGGTTGTTTTATATTAGAATGCCTTGGCTTTACTTACTTCACTTACAAACTTGGAATAATCCAGAGTAAGAAAGAGGACTGGGATGGCCACCCTCTCGCCCCGATAGCTATGGAGAGGGTAAAATTACAACAGATCTACCGCGACTTGCTCCTGCTTGAGAATCAGATCCCATTTTTTGTTCTAgtaaaattatttgaaatttccAATATGACTTTCGACAGTAAAGATTCTAAAGATATATCCTTGTTGTTTATGATCAGCGCAGAAGTTTTTTCAAGTATACTGGGAATTCGAGGCTACGAAGACTATTCCTCTAGGCTCCAAGAGCACAAATGCTTGCATTTGCTGCACATGGTTCGGTCCATTTTTATCCGCCAACCCGGTCATGATGAAGCCATGCGTCACAATGATAAAGAATTGCCTCTAGCGTACATACCAGTCAATATCCCCTCTATCTCGAAGCTCCGCCGCGCAGGGATCAAAGTCAAACCACGAGAAAATGACAACTTCTCGAAGGTTAACTTCGAGCACGGTGTTATTGAGATGCCGAAAATAATTCTCAATGATTTAATGTGCTCTTTCTTGGTGAACTGCGTGGCTTTCGAGCAATCCCACAGAAAGTGTTCCCAGCATTTCTCAGTTTATGCTTTATTGTTAGACTGCCTTGTGAACACCGCCGGGGATGTTGACTACCTGTGTGACTATGGTGTCATTGAAAATTACATTGAGACAGACGCTGTTACCTTCATTAACAATTTGGGAAAATGCGTGACCTTTGATTGGGGTTACTTTGATTTCTTTTGGTTGTGCTATCGTGTCAATGCTTATTATCAAAATAGGTTACATCGGCATTGGACAAGCTTCAAGGGTGAGTATTTTAATAAGCCATGGTTGTGGATTTCGGCATTGGTTGCCTTTGTGCTCTTAGTACTTACGTTTTTGCAGACCTACTATGCCATGGATCCTAAACACTAA